A region of Nerophis ophidion isolate RoL-2023_Sa unplaced genomic scaffold, RoL_Noph_v1.0 HiC_scaffold_58, whole genome shotgun sequence DNA encodes the following proteins:
- the LOC133547068 gene encoding syndecan-2-like: MRTLWLLFLVGLAISEKMLVFSQSLSFIGDDIYIEDQTSGDLPIDDEDGDDYGSGSGSGDYDKEDKETINITEYFNVAETEETLPTKSAVDPANNPTTKVKDADTTSFTKDTEAKEVPDKDQVADSVTHSPSLSTTSEPDSPKEAEEDNSLDRWDSSSKTKVKDNKDNNGVLTNEIPDSHGSRVYYSPDDVTSESMWERTEVLAAVIACVVVGLLCAISLLILLAYRMKKKDEGSYDLGDNKLSTAAYQKAPSKEFYA; the protein is encoded by the exons ATGCTGGTCTTTTCCCAGTCACTCTCATTCATAGGAGATGACATTTACATTGAGGATCAAACATCGGGGGACCTCCCAATAGATGATGAAGATGGGGATGACTACGGCTCAGGTTCGGGATCCGGAGATTATG ACAAAGAAGACAAGGAGACTATAAACATCACAGAGTACTTCAATGTGGCCGAGACCGAAGAAACGCTTCCAACAAAGTCGGCGGTGGACCCTGCTAACAATCCAACAACCAAAGTAAAGGACGCAGATACAACATCGTTCACAAAGGACACCGAAGCGAAGGAG GTGCCGGATAAGGACCAGGTTGCTGATTCGGTCACTCATTCTCCCAGTCTGAGCACCACCTCGGAGCCCGACAGCCCGAAAGAAGCGGAGGAGGACAACAGCCTGGATAGGTGGGACTCGTCCTCCAAAACCAAAGTCaaagacaacaaagacaacaatGGAGTTCTGACCAATGAGATCCCCGATAGTCATGGCAGCAGAGTATATTACTCTCCTGATGATGTAACATCTGAGAGCATGTGGGAGAGGACGGAGGTGCTGGCAG CGGTGATAGCATGCGTGGTGGTTGGATTGCTCTGTGCCATCTCCTTGCTGATCCTCCTTGCCTACCGCATGAAGAAGAAGGACGAAGGCAGCTACGATCTAGGCGACAACAAACTGTCCACAGCAGCTTATCAAAAAGCGCCCAGCAAGGAGTTTTACGCCTGA